In the genome of Desulfovibrio desulfuricans, one region contains:
- a CDS encoding class I SAM-dependent methyltransferase: MEKDFFAQRYLEDVVSCPVCGGRHSQVAYEAGKGILAQKCDCGAYYCDHRLNPDGLAAYWTDYQNREHSAVAEECALRQRMYAVDYAFIAQFLRPASRVLDVGCADGLFLDMFAAAGHQCAGVEFGHEAALKAAKKYDVWEGYFPELAIDPGYDLIIFRGVLQYVQSPRRFFGKAAELLRPGGHVFVTAQPNMEAFCHQVYRRKFRFSLTPCDCVGYTPQSLVAEFAARGCTTVGQTFFYEETPYADPANDIQAVSRAVEAQKRGEEPVELSPPFWGNMMTMVFRKGEARCQ, translated from the coding sequence ATGGAAAAAGACTTTTTTGCCCAGCGGTACCTGGAGGACGTTGTTTCGTGCCCTGTCTGCGGAGGGCGGCACAGTCAGGTTGCCTACGAAGCGGGCAAAGGGATACTGGCGCAAAAGTGCGACTGCGGCGCATACTATTGCGACCACCGGCTCAACCCGGATGGGCTGGCCGCCTACTGGACAGACTACCAGAACCGCGAACACAGCGCAGTTGCCGAAGAATGCGCCCTGCGTCAGCGCATGTACGCGGTCGATTACGCCTTTATTGCCCAGTTTTTGCGCCCGGCGTCGCGGGTGCTTGACGTGGGCTGTGCCGACGGGTTGTTTCTGGATATGTTTGCCGCTGCGGGGCATCAGTGCGCCGGAGTGGAGTTCGGCCATGAGGCGGCGCTAAAGGCGGCAAAAAAGTATGACGTCTGGGAGGGGTATTTTCCCGAGCTGGCCATAGACCCCGGCTATGATCTGATCATTTTTCGCGGCGTGCTGCAGTACGTGCAGTCGCCGCGTCGTTTTTTTGGCAAGGCGGCCGAGTTGCTGCGCCCCGGCGGGCATGTCTTTGTAACGGCCCAGCCCAATATGGAGGCCTTTTGCCATCAGGTGTACCGCCGCAAATTTCGTTTTAGTCTCACGCCCTGCGATTGCGTGGGCTACACGCCGCAATCGCTGGTGGCGGAGTTTGCGGCACGCGGCTGTACCACCGTGGGGCAGACGTTTTTTTATGAAGAAACCCCGTACGCTGACCCGGCAAACGACATACAGGCCGTAAGCCGCGCTGTGGAAGCCCAAAAAAGGGGCGAGGAACCTGTGGAGCTTTCTCCGCCGTTTTGGGGCAATATGATGACCATGGTCTTTCGCAAGGGCGAGGCCCGCTGCCAGTAG
- the rpsL gene encoding 30S ribosomal protein S12 codes for MPTINQLIRIERKAVVKRKKTPALQACPQRRGVCTRVYTTTPKKPNSALRKVARVRLTNGIEVTAYIPGEGHNLQEHSVVIIRGGRVKDLPGVRYHIVRGTLDTSGVADRRKSRSKYGAKRPK; via the coding sequence ATGCCCACGATTAACCAGCTTATCCGCATCGAGCGGAAGGCCGTGGTGAAGCGCAAGAAGACCCCCGCCCTGCAGGCTTGCCCGCAGCGCCGCGGCGTTTGCACCCGCGTTTACACCACCACCCCGAAAAAGCCTAACTCGGCTCTGCGTAAGGTCGCCCGTGTGCGCCTGACCAACGGCATCGAAGTTACGGCTTACATCCCCGGCGAAGGTCACAACCTGCAGGAACACTCCGTGGTGATCATCCGCGGCGGTCGTGTAAAAGACTTGCCCGGTGTCCGTTACCACATCGTGCGCGGTACCCTTGATACGTCCGGCGTGGCCGATCGTCGCAAGAGCCGTTCCAAGTACGGCGCCAAGCGTCCCAAGTAG
- the asnB gene encoding asparagine synthase (glutamine-hydrolyzing) has translation MCGIAGICQIDATPLTPEAGQWVKAMTDRMAHRGPDGEGQWSYGPVCLGHRRLSIIDLSGGGQPMHSADGQLTVTFNGEIYNYAELKEQLTALGGHFQTSSDTEVILEGYRIWGPDCLARFDGMFAFALWDNQQRRLFCARDRFGKKPFFYTVQHGRLYFASELTGLEQLKHLSLSLDPRAVMRYLAYEYVPTPHSVYAEVQSLPPAHMLLLHEGNLRIARYWDMPTPDESDSRSDNDLCEELRFLLARAVRRRMVSDVPLGVFLSGGIDSSIVAGLMARQSSTPIKTFSIGFSEASYDESRYARIVARAFGTDHHERVLSAEECADTLPGIISRMDVPMADASVAPTWLLSGVTREKVTVALGGDGADELWAGYEHYIGFKVAQWYNAAPAALRKGVIEPLARMLPSSAGYINPRLAVATFLRAAHAPAWQRVQTMLTAFTPEMQESVLDAGFKDRQPGFLSPDELFAPTREHYEHWQPQSAASPLARAFHVYARQFMLDDILVKVDRCSMLHSLEVRAPFLDKDAAEFAARLPISKKLHGFKRKWLLKKAFSELLPDEILHRNKRGFQIPVAQWLRGRMRPLMEDLLSESTLKAQGIFNYQAVRALMDEHVSGRADLRKPLWTLLVFQLWWRARHP, from the coding sequence ATGTGCGGTATAGCAGGCATTTGTCAGATAGATGCCACACCTCTCACGCCTGAGGCCGGGCAATGGGTCAAGGCCATGACAGACCGCATGGCCCATCGCGGCCCCGACGGCGAGGGGCAATGGAGCTACGGCCCGGTGTGTCTTGGACACAGGCGGCTTTCCATCATTGACCTTTCCGGCGGCGGGCAGCCCATGCACAGCGCCGACGGGCAGCTGACCGTCACCTTTAACGGCGAAATATACAATTATGCCGAGCTTAAGGAACAGCTGACCGCCCTTGGGGGACATTTTCAGACCAGCTCTGACACCGAGGTCATCCTTGAGGGCTATCGCATCTGGGGGCCGGACTGCCTTGCTCGGTTTGACGGCATGTTTGCCTTTGCCCTGTGGGACAACCAGCAGCGCCGCCTGTTCTGCGCCCGCGACCGTTTTGGCAAAAAGCCCTTCTTTTACACCGTGCAGCACGGCAGGCTGTATTTCGCCTCCGAGCTTACGGGCCTTGAGCAGCTCAAGCATCTGAGCCTGAGCCTGGATCCCCGGGCGGTCATGCGCTACCTGGCGTACGAATATGTTCCCACGCCGCACAGCGTCTACGCCGAGGTGCAAAGCCTGCCCCCCGCGCACATGCTGCTGCTCCATGAGGGCAACCTGCGCATTGCCAGATACTGGGACATGCCCACGCCCGACGAATCCGACAGCCGCAGCGACAACGACCTGTGCGAGGAGCTGCGCTTTTTGCTGGCCCGCGCCGTGCGACGCCGCATGGTCAGTGATGTGCCGCTGGGCGTTTTTCTTTCGGGCGGCATCGATTCTTCCATCGTGGCGGGGCTCATGGCCCGGCAGTCTTCCACGCCCATCAAGACCTTTTCCATCGGTTTTAGCGAGGCCAGCTACGATGAGTCTCGCTACGCCCGCATTGTGGCCAGGGCCTTTGGCACTGACCACCACGAGCGCGTGCTGTCGGCGGAGGAATGCGCCGACACCCTGCCCGGCATCATCAGCCGCATGGACGTGCCCATGGCCGACGCCTCTGTAGCGCCCACATGGCTGCTTTCGGGCGTTACGCGCGAGAAGGTCACCGTGGCCCTGGGCGGCGACGGCGCGGACGAGCTGTGGGCTGGCTATGAGCACTACATCGGCTTTAAGGTCGCCCAGTGGTACAACGCCGCCCCGGCCGCCCTGCGCAAGGGCGTTATCGAACCGCTGGCCCGCATGCTGCCGTCGTCCGCCGGGTATATCAATCCGCGTCTGGCCGTGGCCACCTTTTTGCGGGCGGCCCACGCGCCTGCGTGGCAGCGCGTGCAGACCATGCTGACGGCTTTTACCCCGGAAATGCAGGAATCAGTCCTTGATGCGGGCTTCAAGGACCGTCAGCCCGGCTTTTTGTCGCCGGACGAGCTCTTTGCCCCCACGCGCGAGCATTACGAGCACTGGCAGCCGCAAAGCGCAGCCTCGCCGCTGGCTCGGGCTTTTCATGTGTATGCCCGCCAGTTCATGCTCGACGACATTCTGGTCAAGGTTGACCGTTGCTCCATGCTGCACAGTCTGGAGGTTCGCGCGCCCTTCCTGGACAAGGACGCCGCCGAATTTGCCGCGCGCCTGCCCATAAGCAAAAAGCTGCATGGTTTCAAACGCAAGTGGTTGCTTAAAAAAGCTTTTTCCGAGCTTCTGCCCGACGAGATCCTGCACCGCAACAAACGCGGTTTTCAGATCCCTGTGGCGCAATGGCTGCGTGGACGCATGCGCCCCCTCATGGAAGACCTGCTGAGCGAATCAACGCTCAAGGCGCAGGGAATCTTTAACTATCAGGCGGTGCGCGCCCTCATGGACGAGCACGTCTCCGGCCGGGCCGATCTGCGCAAGCCCCTGTGGACGCTGCTGGTGTTCCAGCTGTGGTGGCGGGCACGCCATCCCTGA
- a CDS encoding zinc metalloprotease HtpX, producing MTSQIKTVLLLALLSAIIIMLGGLMGGRTGVIFAFGLALLMNVGSYWYSDKIVLSMYRARELAPEEAPYLHKIVEELAHNAGIPKPRICVIPEEAPNAFATGRNPENAVVAVTEGIMRLLSPEELRGVLAHEVGHIVNRDILIQTIAGVMASAIVTLANIFQFTAFFGGGNRDEEGGVNPIAAIAMALLAPMAAGLIQMAISRSREYLADDTGAALCGQPLALAGALNKLGIASGQIPMQEGNPSTEQMFIVAPMFAHGSMANLFSTHPPLEERIRRLREMAVSGR from the coding sequence ATGACCAGCCAGATCAAGACTGTTCTTCTGCTCGCCCTGCTTTCCGCCATCATAATCATGCTCGGTGGCCTGATGGGCGGACGCACAGGCGTTATCTTCGCCTTTGGGCTCGCCCTGCTCATGAATGTGGGCAGCTATTGGTACTCTGACAAAATAGTGCTCTCCATGTACCGGGCCCGTGAACTAGCGCCCGAAGAAGCCCCATACCTGCACAAGATTGTTGAAGAACTGGCGCACAATGCGGGCATACCCAAGCCGCGCATCTGCGTGATACCCGAAGAAGCGCCCAACGCCTTTGCCACGGGGCGCAACCCCGAAAACGCCGTTGTTGCCGTTACCGAAGGCATCATGCGTCTGCTCTCGCCCGAAGAGCTGCGCGGCGTTCTGGCGCACGAGGTGGGGCACATCGTCAATCGCGACATTCTCATCCAGACCATTGCGGGCGTCATGGCCTCAGCCATTGTGACGCTGGCCAATATTTTTCAGTTCACGGCCTTTTTTGGCGGGGGCAACAGGGACGAAGAAGGCGGCGTAAACCCCATCGCAGCCATCGCCATGGCCCTGCTGGCCCCCATGGCTGCCGGGCTTATCCAGATGGCCATATCGCGCTCGCGCGAGTATCTGGCTGACGACACCGGCGCGGCCCTGTGCGGCCAGCCGCTGGCCCTTGCTGGCGCGCTGAACAAGCTGGGCATAGCCAGCGGGCAGATACCCATGCAGGAGGGCAACCCCAGCACGGAACAGATGTTTATTGTTGCCCCCATGTTCGCCCACGGCAGCATGGCAAACCTTTTCAGCACCCATCCGCCTCTGGAAGAACGCATCCGCCGTCTGCGCGAAATGGCCGTTTCCGGGCGCTGA
- a CDS encoding zinc-binding alcohol dehydrogenase family protein produces MVAAIGDQVNQFAPGQRVFYAGDLTRDGSNAEYQLVDARLAANAPANLSDAEAAVMPLTSITAWEGIFDRLGFIAEAGPNRGRSLLLIGGAGGVGSMIIQLAVWAGITVAATAGRPSSAQWCRDLGASVVVGRDNIPARLKEAGMPQVDAIFCTTHAADHWAAMAEVIAPQGGVCLIDDPAVPLDITVFKPKCARICWEFMFARSLFQTADMGRQGEILDAVARMVEAGTLRTTLADTLHGLSADTVRQAHLRQASEAMVGKQVIIF; encoded by the coding sequence ATGGTCGCGGCCATTGGCGATCAGGTGAACCAGTTTGCCCCGGGGCAACGCGTCTTTTATGCTGGCGACCTTACCCGCGACGGCAGCAATGCCGAGTATCAGCTTGTGGATGCCCGCCTTGCGGCCAATGCGCCAGCCAACCTCAGCGATGCCGAGGCGGCGGTCATGCCGCTGACCAGCATTACGGCATGGGAGGGTATATTTGACCGACTTGGCTTTATTGCCGAGGCCGGGCCCAACCGGGGCCGCAGCCTGCTGCTGATTGGCGGCGCGGGCGGCGTGGGGTCCATGATCATTCAGCTTGCCGTCTGGGCAGGCATAACGGTGGCGGCCACGGCGGGCAGACCCAGCTCGGCCCAGTGGTGCAGGGATCTGGGCGCTTCCGTCGTGGTGGGCAGGGACAACATCCCCGCCAGACTCAAGGAGGCCGGCATGCCGCAGGTGGACGCCATATTCTGCACCACCCACGCCGCCGACCATTGGGCCGCCATGGCCGAAGTAATTGCGCCGCAGGGCGGCGTTTGCCTTATCGACGACCCGGCGGTTCCCCTGGACATCACAGTGTTCAAGCCCAAGTGCGCCCGCATCTGCTGGGAATTCATGTTCGCCCGTTCGCTGTTTCAGACTGCGGACATGGGGCGGCAGGGCGAAATACTTGACGCAGTGGCCCGCATGGTGGAAGCCGGAACCCTGCGCACGACCCTGGCAGACACTCTGCACGGTCTCTCCGCTGATACTGTTCGCCAGGCGCACCTGAGGCAAGCCTCGGAGGCAATGGTGGGCAAGCAGGTCATTATCTTTTAG
- the argJ gene encoding bifunctional glutamate N-acetyltransferase/amino-acid acetyltransferase ArgJ, with protein MQDDLPKGFRAGAAAASFKKPGRDDLGIIVSDTTAVLAGMFTQNLFKAAPVLVCQEILATRGTARAVLANSGQANACTGDEGLANCRATQAMVSGLTGLEANEILPLSTGVVGAHLKMDLWLEAVPKLAKNIGTRDAEGFTRAFMTTDAFPKFSMREVTLSGGVVRLTVMAKGAGMICPNMATMLCVALTDAKVAREPWQAMFGHAVEKTFNRVSVDGDTSTNDTILGLANGASGVPAESAADLALLGEALTGILGTVSHMLVMDGEGASKVIHITVTGAASDDDARTVARSVGHSQLVKTAIYGGDANWGRIVTAVGYSGAKFDPAKVSMKLCGIERFRLGCPVNEDKEDALAELLKAKDVQVEIDLGGGTGFYNFQASDLGHEYVSLNSDYRS; from the coding sequence ATGCAGGACGATCTGCCAAAAGGGTTCAGGGCCGGTGCGGCGGCGGCCAGTTTTAAAAAGCCTGGCCGCGATGACCTTGGCATTATAGTTTCAGACACTACCGCAGTGCTGGCGGGCATGTTTACCCAGAACCTTTTCAAGGCCGCCCCCGTACTGGTGTGCCAGGAGATTCTGGCGACGCGCGGCACTGCCCGCGCTGTGCTTGCCAACTCGGGTCAGGCCAATGCCTGCACCGGCGACGAGGGGCTGGCCAACTGTCGCGCCACTCAGGCCATGGTTTCCGGCCTGACAGGGCTTGAGGCCAACGAAATTTTGCCCCTATCCACAGGCGTTGTGGGCGCGCACCTCAAGATGGATCTGTGGCTTGAGGCTGTGCCCAAACTGGCCAAAAACATCGGTACCCGCGATGCGGAGGGCTTTACCCGCGCCTTTATGACTACCGATGCCTTTCCCAAGTTTTCCATGCGCGAGGTGACGCTTTCGGGCGGCGTGGTGCGCCTGACGGTCATGGCCAAGGGCGCGGGCATGATCTGCCCCAACATGGCCACCATGCTCTGCGTGGCCCTCACCGACGCCAAGGTGGCCCGCGAACCGTGGCAGGCCATGTTTGGCCACGCGGTGGAAAAGACCTTTAACCGCGTGAGCGTTGACGGCGACACCTCCACCAACGACACCATCCTCGGGCTGGCCAACGGCGCTTCTGGCGTGCCCGCCGAAAGCGCGGCCGATCTGGCCCTGCTGGGGGAAGCCCTTACGGGGATTCTCGGTACGGTATCGCATATGCTGGTCATGGACGGCGAGGGAGCCAGCAAGGTCATCCACATCACCGTCACCGGCGCAGCCAGCGACGACGACGCCCGCACCGTGGCCCGCAGCGTGGGGCATTCGCAGCTGGTAAAAACCGCCATCTACGGAGGCGACGCCAACTGGGGCCGCATTGTGACGGCGGTTGGCTACAGCGGCGCAAAGTTTGACCCCGCCAAGGTCAGCATGAAGCTGTGCGGCATAGAGCGCTTCCGCCTGGGCTGCCCTGTCAACGAGGACAAGGAAGACGCCCTTGCAGAGCTGCTCAAGGCCAAGGACGTACAGGTTGAGATTGACCTGGGCGGCGGCACGGGTTTTTACAACTTCCAGGCTTCTGACCTGGGGCACGAATACGTGAGCCTCAATTCCGACTACCGCTCTTAA
- the fusA gene encoding elongation factor G — protein sequence MSRTVAVNKQRNIGIMAHIDAGKTTTTERILFYTGVNHKIGETHDGASTMDWMEQEQERGITITSAATTCFWKDCRINIIDTPGHVDFTIEVERSLRVLDGAVCVFDAVAGVEPQSETVWRQADRYHVPRICFVNKMDRIGANFFRCVSMIHERLGAKAVPLQLPIGNEDKFEGVVDLVRGHAIRFDKSSKGAEFSIEDVPADMKALFDEKHHEMLEAVAEEDEALLEKYLGGETLTEEEIITCIRKATISRNIVPVLLGSAFRNMGVQPLLDAVVDYLPSPVDIPAMPGHLAGKPEEIIECHCDDKEPLAGLVFKLFSDPFIGHLSFFRIYSGFLESGMTVYNSKTGKRERIGRILKMHANKREDVKWAGAGDIVALVGLKNASTGDTLCDEKREVILESLNIPDPVIEVAIEPKTKADRDALSAALNKLAKEDPSFRVKGDDETNQTLIAGMGELHLEIIVDRLTREFNVNANVGKPQVAYRETISKPAKSDLKYAKQSGGRGQYGHVVIEVEPNPGKGYEFVNSITGGVIPKEYIPAVDKGINDALKAGVLAGFPVVDVKVNLVFGSYHEVDSSEQAFYVAGSMAIKDGMRKATPVLLEPIMDVEVVTPEEYLGDVMGDMNGRRGRVQSMEARAGGAQSVRAQVPLSAMFGYATDLRSRTQGRATFTMQFDHYERVPQAIAEEIQKSRT from the coding sequence GTGTCCCGCACCGTTGCTGTAAACAAACAGCGCAATATCGGCATTATGGCCCATATTGACGCAGGCAAGACTACCACCACCGAGCGTATTCTTTTTTATACCGGCGTAAACCACAAGATCGGCGAAACGCACGACGGCGCCTCCACCATGGACTGGATGGAGCAGGAACAGGAGCGCGGCATCACCATTACCTCCGCCGCGACCACCTGCTTCTGGAAAGACTGCCGTATCAACATCATCGACACCCCCGGCCACGTTGACTTCACCATCGAAGTCGAACGTTCGCTGCGTGTGCTCGACGGTGCCGTGTGCGTGTTTGACGCCGTTGCCGGTGTCGAGCCCCAGTCTGAAACCGTGTGGCGTCAGGCTGACCGTTACCATGTTCCGCGCATCTGCTTTGTGAACAAGATGGACCGTATCGGCGCCAACTTCTTCCGCTGCGTGAGCATGATTCACGAACGCCTTGGCGCCAAGGCCGTTCCGTTGCAGCTGCCCATCGGCAACGAAGACAAATTTGAAGGCGTGGTGGATCTGGTGCGCGGGCACGCCATCCGTTTTGACAAGAGCTCCAAGGGCGCGGAATTCTCCATCGAAGACGTGCCTGCCGACATGAAGGCTCTCTTCGACGAAAAGCATCACGAAATGCTTGAAGCCGTAGCCGAGGAAGACGAAGCCCTGCTCGAAAAGTACCTGGGCGGCGAGACCCTCACCGAAGAAGAAATCATCACCTGCATCCGCAAGGCCACCATCTCCCGCAACATCGTGCCGGTGCTGCTGGGCTCGGCCTTCCGCAACATGGGCGTGCAGCCCCTGTTGGACGCCGTGGTGGACTACCTGCCTTCTCCGGTGGACATCCCGGCCATGCCCGGCCATCTCGCTGGCAAGCCAGAAGAAATCATCGAATGCCATTGCGACGACAAGGAACCCCTTGCCGGTCTGGTGTTCAAGCTCTTCTCCGACCCCTTCATTGGTCACCTGTCGTTTTTCCGCATTTATTCCGGCTTCCTCGAATCCGGCATGACCGTGTACAATTCCAAAACCGGCAAGCGCGAGCGCATCGGCCGCATCCTCAAGATGCACGCCAACAAGCGTGAAGACGTGAAATGGGCTGGCGCTGGCGACATCGTTGCCCTCGTGGGCCTCAAGAACGCCTCCACCGGCGATACCCTGTGCGACGAAAAGCGCGAAGTCATCCTGGAATCGCTGAACATCCCGGATCCGGTTATCGAAGTGGCCATCGAGCCCAAGACCAAGGCCGACCGCGACGCTCTTTCCGCCGCTCTTAACAAGCTGGCCAAGGAAGACCCGTCCTTCCGCGTGAAGGGCGACGACGAAACCAACCAGACCCTGATCGCCGGTATGGGCGAACTGCATCTGGAAATCATCGTTGACCGCCTCACCCGTGAATTCAACGTGAACGCCAACGTGGGTAAACCCCAGGTTGCCTACCGCGAAACCATCTCCAAGCCTGCCAAGTCGGACCTCAAGTACGCCAAGCAGTCCGGTGGCCGCGGTCAGTACGGTCACGTCGTGATCGAGGTCGAACCCAACCCCGGCAAGGGCTATGAGTTCGTCAACTCCATCACCGGCGGCGTTATCCCCAAGGAATACATCCCCGCAGTCGACAAGGGCATCAACGACGCCCTCAAGGCTGGCGTGCTGGCTGGTTTCCCTGTGGTGGACGTGAAGGTCAACCTGGTTTTCGGTTCGTACCACGAAGTGGACTCCTCCGAACAGGCTTTCTACGTGGCTGGCTCCATGGCGATCAAGGACGGCATGCGCAAGGCCACCCCTGTGCTGCTCGAACCCATCATGGACGTGGAAGTGGTCACCCCTGAAGAATACCTCGGCGACGTCATGGGCGACATGAACGGCCGTCGCGGTCGCGTGCAGAGCATGGAAGCCCGCGCTGGCGGCGCACAGAGCGTGCGCGCTCAGGTGCCGCTTTCCGCCATGTTCGGCTACGCCACCGACCTGCGTTCGCGCACTCAGGGCCGTGCGACCTTCACCATGCAGTTCGACCACTACGAACGCGTGCCCCAGGCCATTGCCGAAGAAATCCAGAAGAGCCGCACATAA
- a CDS encoding DVU_2496 family lipoprotein, with protein sequence MDARLICTALLGLALVACTRTQPAQEPAPAAHVEPCPFVYTYAPGNYIVDIASGSEVILDPGVQEFDLFCSPGEARAAVNEAVHLGVLPQGDWRIYRLDGSMEEIGQRQRANQHTLSRMTQIVDWVAENL encoded by the coding sequence ATGGACGCTCGCCTTATTTGCACCGCCCTGCTGGGCCTGGCGCTTGTGGCCTGTACCCGGACGCAGCCCGCGCAGGAACCTGCGCCAGCTGCTCACGTGGAACCCTGCCCCTTTGTGTATACCTACGCCCCTGGCAACTACATTGTTGATATTGCCAGCGGTTCAGAGGTAATCCTCGATCCCGGCGTGCAGGAATTTGACCTGTTCTGCTCACCCGGCGAGGCCAGAGCCGCAGTCAACGAAGCGGTGCATCTGGGCGTACTGCCCCAAGGCGACTGGCGCATTTACCGCCTTGACGGCTCCATGGAAGAAATCGGCCAGCGCCAGCGGGCCAACCAGCATACGCTTTCGCGCATGACCCAGATTGTGGACTGGGTGGCCGAGAACCTCTAA
- a CDS encoding LysR substrate-binding domain-containing protein yields the protein MKQQDLAIDLLRAFTTVAETGSFTTAGDILGRTQSAISQQIRKLEDIVGKNLFNRTSRAVVLSTDGELLLAHAYAIIARNDEALRRLTAPPIEGRLRLGVTEDFIPRQLPVLLSRFGKTHPQVQLELMTGLSTMLVEKLNAGDLDLVIAKRDAQPQAGRVIWREKLVWIASPEYKPDSNGTLPLVALPPPCSYRRVMLDVLRAAQRSWRITCTAHSIMGLQAAVVGNLGLSVLGRSFLGPDLVEAPASLGLPDMPDTEIAVFGEESARVELADCLVTFVTDALEGLTVNGRHLPMEIVGQICACKTLL from the coding sequence ATGAAGCAACAAGATCTGGCCATTGACCTGCTGCGCGCCTTCACCACAGTGGCGGAGACAGGCAGCTTTACCACCGCAGGGGATATCCTGGGCCGTACGCAGTCAGCCATAAGCCAGCAGATTCGCAAGCTTGAAGACATTGTGGGCAAAAATCTTTTTAACCGCACAAGCCGCGCCGTAGTGCTCAGCACCGACGGCGAGCTGCTGCTGGCCCACGCCTACGCCATCATAGCCCGCAATGACGAAGCCCTGCGCCGTCTGACCGCGCCCCCTATCGAAGGCCGCCTGCGGCTGGGCGTAACGGAAGATTTTATTCCACGGCAGCTGCCAGTGTTGCTCTCGCGTTTTGGCAAGACACACCCGCAGGTGCAGCTTGAGCTCATGACGGGGCTTTCAACCATGCTGGTCGAAAAACTCAACGCCGGAGACCTCGACCTTGTCATCGCCAAACGCGACGCCCAGCCCCAGGCGGGGCGGGTGATCTGGCGCGAAAAACTGGTCTGGATAGCCTCGCCGGAGTACAAACCGGACAGCAACGGCACGCTGCCGCTGGTGGCCCTGCCTCCCCCCTGCTCATACCGGCGCGTCATGCTCGACGTGCTGAGGGCGGCGCAGCGCTCATGGCGCATCACATGCACGGCGCACAGCATCATGGGGCTGCAGGCGGCCGTTGTCGGCAATCTGGGCCTGTCGGTGCTCGGGCGTTCGTTTTTAGGACCTGACCTTGTCGAAGCGCCAGCTTCGCTGGGGCTGCCGGACATGCCGGATACCGAAATAGCGGTTTTTGGCGAAGAATCGGCCAGAGTCGAACTGGCCGACTGCCTGGTGACTTTTGTGACAGACGCGCTGGAAGGGCTGACCGTCAACGGGCGACACCTGCCCATGGAAATTGTGGGTCAGATATGCGCGTGCAAGACCTTGCTGTGA
- the rpsG gene encoding 30S ribosomal protein S7 gives MPRKGPIPKREVLPDPLYASRLVTKFVNRLMFDGKKGAAEKIFYSSLETLAEKTGEEPMRAFEKALDNVKPHMEVKARRVGGATYQVPMEVRPERQVSLSIRWLINYARSRGEKGMTAKLSAELLDAFNGRGGAVKKREDTHRMADANKAFAHYRW, from the coding sequence ATGCCCCGTAAAGGTCCTATTCCCAAGAGGGAAGTGCTGCCCGATCCGTTGTACGCCAGCCGCCTTGTCACCAAGTTTGTGAACAGGCTCATGTTCGACGGCAAAAAGGGTGCAGCCGAAAAGATTTTCTACAGCTCCCTTGAGACCCTGGCTGAAAAGACGGGCGAAGAACCCATGCGCGCCTTTGAAAAGGCCCTGGACAACGTGAAGCCCCACATGGAAGTCAAGGCCCGCCGCGTAGGCGGCGCCACCTACCAGGTTCCCATGGAAGTGCGCCCGGAACGCCAGGTTTCCCTGTCCATCCGTTGGCTTATCAACTACGCCCGTTCGCGCGGTGAAAAAGGCATGACTGCCAAGCTTTCCGCCGAACTGCTGGATGCTTTCAACGGACGCGGCGGCGCGGTGAAAAAGCGTGAAGACACGCACCGCATGGCCGACGCGAACAAGGCTTTCGCTCATTACCGCTGGTAA